The Acutalibacter muris genomic sequence TGCGAAAGTGCCTTGAAAACGGCAAGTCCGTGGTGACCTCCAACAAGGAGCTGGTGGCCGCCAAGGGCGCGGAGCTGCTGGCCCTGGCCCAGAAGAACAACCTCAATTTCCTTTTCGAGGCCAGCGTCGGCGGCGGCATACCCATTATCCGGCCCATCAGCCAGTGCCTTGCGGCTAACGAGGTGGGAGAGATAGCGGGTATCCTCAACGGCACCACCAACTTTATTTTGACGAAGATGATAAGAGAGCATATGGGCTTTGAGGAGGCCTTAAAGCTGGCCCAGGAGCTGGGCTATGCCGAGCGGGACCCCTCCGCCGACGTAGAGGGCGCGGACGCCTGCCGGAAGATATGTATTCTGGCGAGCCTGGCCTTTGGCACCCATGTGTACCCCGAGGAGGTGCACACCGAGGGCATTACGAAGATAACCCTGGAGGACGTGGCCTATGCCGACGCCTGGGGCGGGGTGATAAAGCTTATCGGACAGGTGAGTATGCTGGAAAACGGCCATATAGCCATCATGGTGGCCCCCATGCTTATCAGCCGGGAAAGCCAGCTTGCCAACGTGGACGACGTGTTCAACGGCATTGTGGTCCGGGGGGACGCCACCGGCGACGTGATGTTTTACGGCAAGGGAGCCGGGAAGCTTCCCACGGCCAGCGCCGTCGTGGCGGACGTTATCGACTGCGTAAAGCATATGAAAGCGAGAAAATACCTGTTCTGGGAGGAGGCGAGGCCAGACTATATCGAGCCCTTCGAGAGCATTAAAGGGGACTTCTTCCTGAGGATCCAGGGAGACTGCTCCTCTGACGAGACTTTTGCCAAAGCGGCAGAGGCCTTGCCCGGCGCGGCGCGGATAGTCCGCAGGGAGGAGGCCAAGGGAGAAGCGGGGGTCACCGTGGAGAACATAAGCGAAGCCGGGATAAGGGAGCGCCTTCTGCGGCTTGAGGAGAGCGGCGTAAGGGTCCTGGACCGCATCAGGATTTCGGACTTTTAAGGGGGCAGGAAATGATACGCATAGACGTGCCGGCCACCAGTGCCAACCTGGGCTCCGGCTTTGACTCATTAGGCATAGCCCTGACCATGAAGAACCGGGTCTGGGTGGAGGAGTATGACGGACTTGACATAAGCTGCACCGACGGACTGGACGTGCCAAAGGACGAGAGCAACCTTATCTTCTGGGCCGCCAGCCACCTCTACGATATCTGCGGCAAAAAGCTGCCGGGGCTTAAAATTATACAGGAGAACAACATACCTATGGCCAGAGGCCTTGGCAGCAGCTCCGCCTGTATAGTTGCCGGCATTTTGGCGGCGAACCGCTTTATGGGCAACCCTCTGTCGCATACGGACCTGATAAATCTCGCGGCTAAGATAGAGGGCCACCCGGACAACACCAGCCCAGCCCTCTCCGGGGGCCTTGTGGCCTCGGCCATGGAGGGGGAGAGGGTGTACAGCGTCAGCGTGCCCGTCAGCGACAAGATACGCTTCGCGGTTATGATACCCCCCTTCGAGCTGAAAACGGAGAAGGCCCGGGCCGCGCTGCCAAAGGAGTACAGCCGTGAGGACGCGGTGTATAACCTGTCCCGCTCGGGGCTTATGACGGCGTCCCTGTTCTCGGGTGAGCTGCACAACCTCAGAGTGGCGGTCCAGGACAGAATACACCAGCCTTACCGCTCTGGGCTCATCGAGAACTATGACAACGTGTTCCGCATGAGCTACGAGCTGGGCTCCTTGGGCACCTACGTCAGCGGCGCGGGGCCCACCATCATCGCCATGATAGAGAGCTGGAACGCCGAGGATTTTGGGAGGAAATGCATCTCCCACCTGGAGGATAAGGGCATAACCGGCTGGCGGGTGGAGACACTCCAGGCGGACCAGGAGGGCGCGAAGGTGGTCATTGAGTAAAACCTAACCGCAAAATTTCCCGGTTCACCGCATACGAATGTATAAATCGCCTGAATTGACCGGCCCGTGTTGACAGTTATTTCTTTTAGCGCTATAATACGCTAAAACAAAAATAAAGCATAGAGGGGTTGTATATGGCTTTAATCGTACAGAAATTCGGCGGCACCTCCGTGCGCGACGCCCAGCGCATTGACAATGTGGCCAATATCGTCACCACCGCTTATAAGGGCGGCAACGATGTGATAGTGGTGGTTTCCGCCCAGGGGGACACTACAGACGACCTTATCGCCAAGGCCGCCGAGGTGAATCAGCGGCCCAGTAAGCGCGAGATGGATATGCTGCTCTCCTCGGGGGAGCAGATATCTGCGGCGCTTCTCGCCATGGCCATCGAGCGCATGGGCTATCCCGTGGTCTCCCTGCTGGGCTGGCAGGCGGGCTTCGACACTACCTCGGACTACGGAAACGCGCGCATAAAGAAGATAGACACCTCCAGGGTGAGGAAGGAACTGGATAAGCGCCGCATAGTGGTGATAACCGGCTTCCAAGGGGTGAACCGCTACGGCGACATGACTACACTTGGGCGCGGCGGCTCAGACACCAGCGCCGTGGCTATGGCGGCGGCAATGCACGCAGACCTGTGCCAGATATACACGGACGTGGACGGCGTTTACACCGCCGACCCCAGGAGAATACCAGGGGCAAAAAAACTGGACAGCATCACCTATGACGAGATGCTGGAGCTGGCAACCCTGGGGGCCCAGGTGCTCCATAACCGCTCTGTAGAGATGGCGAAGAAATACAATATCGAGCTGGAGGTCCTTTCAAGCCTGACAGGGGCCAAGGGGACCATCGTGAAGGAGGATAACAGCGTGGAACAGATGCTATTAAGCGGCGTGGCCAAGGACGACAATATCGCTCGCATTTCAATAATCGGCGTGCCGGATAAGCCCGGCCTTGCCTATAAAATTTTCTCGAAGCTCTCCTCAAAGGGTACAAATGTTGACATAATACTCCAGTCCATAGGCCGCAACGGCACCAAAGACATCAGCTTCACCGTGGAGAAGGACCGCATGGAGGACACCATCGAGCTTCTGAAGGAGTACACCGAGAAGCTGGGCGCCACAAGCCTTGTGGCCGACGACAATGTGTCAAAGGTGTCCATAGTGGGCGCAGGCATGGAGACCCACCCCGGCGTGGCAGCGGAGATGTTCGAGGCCCTTTTCAGCCGCAACGTGAACATACAGATGATCTCCACCAGCGAGATCAAAATTTCTGTCCTGGTGCATAAGGCCGACAGCGACAGGGCGGTGGAGGCTATACATTCCAAGTTCTTTGAGAACTGAGGGGATAAACAACAGCATAGCGCGTAATTGCCAGAAATATGCGGTAAATTTTCACAGACAAAATCACCCCCAACCTGCGCATACTAGGTTCCGGGGGTGATTTTATGTTTCCGTATCAGTGGGGAAGCGTGTCCGCCATGGGGTATCCAGGCAGCGGCATGATGGCGGGGCTGCTGCCCGTGGACTATCCGGGTTACCGGGACCTGCCAGAGGAGATAAGGTCCGCCCTGGAGGAGCGCCAGAAGGAGATCCACAGTGAGGCCGATATGCGCCGGCTTATAGACGAGCTCATGCTCAGGCGCTGAGCCGGGGCGCAAAGAGGAAAATTGGACAGGGCTGCCCTGTCCAATTTTTCATGTGATCCAATATTTTTCTCAGCTTACAGTTCTTTTTTTCTGGTCTTGATGATGTCCTCAAGCTGCCCCAGGATGTCCAGCTCCGTCACCTCCTCCACCAGCGCCGTCAGCAGAGAGGGCACTGATTTCTGAGAGAAGGTGGGGCTGCTCTTTATCTGCATGATTGCATAGGCGTCTGAGGAGACGCAGGGTACAAAGGTGCGGGCATAGTTCTTGGTGCTCTGGACAAACCCCGCGACCTCGATGGCATTTTTCTCCAGCATGGAATTTAACAGGATATGGATCGAGGAGGGTTTCCAGGTGCGTTCGGGAGTAAGTTCGATGATCTCCGAGCGGGAGAGCGGATGGCCTTCCTTCCACATCAGCTCCATGATCTCATTCTCGGATTTGGTGAGCCTGAAATAGCGCGGATGTTCGGTGTTCATGATATAGACCTCCCGGTATAAAAATAGTGGAAAAATCTGAAATCCTTCTTACTTATATGTAGTATAAATGCAATACTTCCAAAAGTCAATTACTCTTTTAGAAATAAAAGCAATTTTTAAAAATATTTTTCAACACGGCTGAATATTTATTTCAAAACGGCAGAGAAATTGGCAGTTTTTGCCTAATAGTAAGAGAATCCGGCGTAACTATGCAGTCCACTGCCTCAAGCCGCACCCCATTTTTAGCGGCTTCACAGAGGGCGGCGGTAAACTCCGGGTCGGTTTTGGCGTTTGGCGAAAAGGAGCTGACCCCGGCCATCTGTACCACGAACAGGGCGCAGGCCCTATATCCCTGCTCTACACAGCCGCAGAGCTCCCGCAGGTGCTTTGTCCCCCGCTCTGTAGGTGCGTCCGGGAACAGGGCAAGGCCCTCCTGCTCAAGGGTCACGCCTTTGACCTCAATAAACCCTCTCTCCCCGGCCGCTTCGGCGTAGAAGTCGAACCGCGAGCCGCCGAACTTCGTCTCGGGCCGCAGAAGACTGAGTCCCGGCAGCAGGAGGGGCATATACTCGGCGGCCACCTTGTTGGGGGCCTGACTGTCCATGTTTATGAGCAGCGGCCCCTTCTCCACCGCCACCAGGTCAAAGCGGGTCTTTCGCGCCGGGTTATCGCTCTCCGAGAGATAGACCGTCGCGCCGTCCACAAGGAGCTCTTTACAGCGGCCGGTATTCTTCACATGGCAGACCTCCATACCCCAGGCGGTCTCCACATGGGCGATAAAGCGGTTGGGCCGCCGGCGGAAGATGCCGGGCACTATTTTATCATACTTCATAGAGCCGCCTACAGTCTGCGGTCCAGGGTG encodes the following:
- a CDS encoding BlaI/MecI/CopY family transcriptional regulator, which translates into the protein MNTEHPRYFRLTKSENEIMELMWKEGHPLSRSEIIELTPERTWKPSSIHILLNSMLEKNAIEVAGFVQSTKNYARTFVPCVSSDAYAIMQIKSSPTFSQKSVPSLLTALVEEVTELDILGQLEDIIKTRKKEL
- a CDS encoding homoserine dehydrogenase — translated: MADIAVLGHGVVGSGVLEVLLTHTQSITRRAKEEIRVKHILDLREFPELPYAGSFTKDFKVILEDPEVTIVVECMGGLEPAYTFVRKCLENGKSVVTSNKELVAAKGAELLALAQKNNLNFLFEASVGGGIPIIRPISQCLAANEVGEIAGILNGTTNFILTKMIREHMGFEEALKLAQELGYAERDPSADVEGADACRKICILASLAFGTHVYPEEVHTEGITKITLEDVAYADAWGGVIKLIGQVSMLENGHIAIMVAPMLISRESQLANVDDVFNGIVVRGDATGDVMFYGKGAGKLPTASAVVADVIDCVKHMKARKYLFWEEARPDYIEPFESIKGDFFLRIQGDCSSDETFAKAAEALPGAARIVRREEAKGEAGVTVENISEAGIRERLLRLEESGVRVLDRIRISDF
- the sfsA gene encoding DNA/RNA nuclease SfsA; amino-acid sequence: MKYDKIVPGIFRRRPNRFIAHVETAWGMEVCHVKNTGRCKELLVDGATVYLSESDNPARKTRFDLVAVEKGPLLINMDSQAPNKVAAEYMPLLLPGLSLLRPETKFGGSRFDFYAEAAGERGFIEVKGVTLEQEGLALFPDAPTERGTKHLRELCGCVEQGYRACALFVVQMAGVSSFSPNAKTDPEFTAALCEAAKNGVRLEAVDCIVTPDSLTIRQKLPISLPF
- the thrB gene encoding homoserine kinase; amino-acid sequence: MIRIDVPATSANLGSGFDSLGIALTMKNRVWVEEYDGLDISCTDGLDVPKDESNLIFWAASHLYDICGKKLPGLKIIQENNIPMARGLGSSSACIVAGILAANRFMGNPLSHTDLINLAAKIEGHPDNTSPALSGGLVASAMEGERVYSVSVPVSDKIRFAVMIPPFELKTEKARAALPKEYSREDAVYNLSRSGLMTASLFSGELHNLRVAVQDRIHQPYRSGLIENYDNVFRMSYELGSLGTYVSGAGPTIIAMIESWNAEDFGRKCISHLEDKGITGWRVETLQADQEGAKVVIE
- a CDS encoding aspartate kinase, encoding MALIVQKFGGTSVRDAQRIDNVANIVTTAYKGGNDVIVVVSAQGDTTDDLIAKAAEVNQRPSKREMDMLLSSGEQISAALLAMAIERMGYPVVSLLGWQAGFDTTSDYGNARIKKIDTSRVRKELDKRRIVVITGFQGVNRYGDMTTLGRGGSDTSAVAMAAAMHADLCQIYTDVDGVYTADPRRIPGAKKLDSITYDEMLELATLGAQVLHNRSVEMAKKYNIELEVLSSLTGAKGTIVKEDNSVEQMLLSGVAKDDNIARISIIGVPDKPGLAYKIFSKLSSKGTNVDIILQSIGRNGTKDISFTVEKDRMEDTIELLKEYTEKLGATSLVADDNVSKVSIVGAGMETHPGVAAEMFEALFSRNVNIQMISTSEIKISVLVHKADSDRAVEAIHSKFFEN